The region GTTACCAAGATTCTGAAGTAGGGCATTCTATATGGCCAGAGAGAACATCATCCTCGAGTGCACTGAGTGCAAAGAGCGGAATTACTTCACCGACAAGAACCGGCGCACGCATCCGGAGCGCGTCGAGCGTCGGAAGTTCTGCTCGCGGTGCAATCAGCATCGGGCGCATAAGGAATCGAAGTAGTCATGGACCAGGTCCAAGCTGTCGAGCCGTCCCGCGGGAAGGTGGCCGGGTATGTCGTCGCGATCCGCGATTTTGTCGTGGATGTCCGCGCCGAGATGCACAAGGTCAGCTGGCCCACCAAGCCGGAGTTGATCGACGCGACGAAGCGGGTCGTCATCATGACGGTGGCCATCGGCACCGTCATCGGGCTGCTCGATGTCGTCCTGAAGAAGATCCTGGTTGACGGCGTTGCCGCGTTGATTCGGTAGCGATATGGACTACCGCTGGTACGCGGTCCAGGTCACCGCTGGACACGAGAACAAGGTCAAAGGCCTGCTCCTTCGCCGGATCGGCGAAGATCCCCGGGTTGCGGACCAAAAATTGGTGCGCCAGGCCTTGGTGCCGATCCAGGAAGCGATCGAGATCAAGAACGGCAAGAAGGTCCTGGTCGAGCGCAAGCTCTATCCAGGGTATGTGTTGGTCGAAACGACCATGAGCCAGGAAGCCCAGCACGTGGTGAACAGCGTGCAGGGGGTGATCAAGTTCGTCGGAACCGGCAAGATGCCGCAGTCGCTCCGGCAGGACGAAGTCAACCGGCTTCTGGGGATCGTCGAAGAGGTCAATGGCGCCAGCCCGAAGGAGGACATCCCGTTCATGATCGGCCAAGCGGTCGAGATCACGGACGGACCGTTCTCCGACTTCAGCGGCACCGTCGAGGAGATCTTGGCCGACAAGGGCAAGGTCAAAGTGTCGGTCTCGCTGTTCGGCCGGCCCACCGCCGTGGAACTGGACTACCTCCAGCTCCGAGGGCATTAGTTAGCTCGGCACTCGGCCGAGCGCCGAGCTCCCAGGGCCGAGTGCCGAGAACCGCGACCGCACGGATAATTGCGGCAGAAACCGTTGGTTGGCGGGCCATCCGCCACCGACATTCGAATTGAGGGAGGAATGGCAAAAAAGGTAGTTGCGATGGTCAAACTCCAGTGTCCCGCTGGAGCGGCCAACCCGGCACCCCCCGTGGGTACCGCGTTGGGTCCGCAAGGCGTGAACATTATGGAGTTTTGCAAGCAGTTCAACGCCCGAACCCAGTCCCAGAGCGGAATGATTATTCCGGTCGTCGTGACCGTGTTCGCGGACCGCACGTTCACGTTCATCACCAAAACGCCGCCCGCCTCGAACCTCCTCATGAAAGAGGCCGGGATCGAAAAGGGCAGCGCGCAGTCGAACCGGAACAAGGTCGGCAAGGTGACCCGAGCGCAGCTCAAGAAGATCGCCGAGCTCAAGATGAATGACCTGAACGCCACCGAAATGGAGTCAGCGATGCGGATGATCGCCGGCACCGCCCGGTCGATGGGTCTGGAGGTGGCGGACTGATGACCGCGATCGGTAAGAAATTCACCGCCGCCCTCGGCAAGGTTGATCGGACGAAGGAATATCCGATTCCCGACGCGGTCAAAGTGGTCAAGGCCGTCTCGTTCGCGAAGTTCAACGAGACCGTCGATGTGGCCGTGCGGCTCGGCGTCGATCCGCGGCATGCCGACCAGGTGGTACGTGGTACGGTCGTCCTTCCCCATGGCACGGGCAAGACGGTCCGGGTGCTGGTGATTACCCAGGGCGACCGGGTCAAGGATGCCGAGGCCGCCGGAGCCGATTTTGTCGGCATCGAGTACGTCCAGAAGCTCAAAGAGGGGTGGCTTGATTGCGACGTCATCGTCGCGACCCCCGACGTCATGGGTCAGCTCGGAACCCTCGGCAAAGTCCTCGGTCCCCGGGGATTGATGCCGAATCCGAAGGCC is a window of Gemmatimonadota bacterium DNA encoding:
- the rpmG gene encoding 50S ribosomal protein L33, whose amino-acid sequence is MARENIILECTECKERNYFTDKNRRTHPERVERRKFCSRCNQHRAHKESK
- the secE gene encoding preprotein translocase subunit SecE, yielding MDQVQAVEPSRGKVAGYVVAIRDFVVDVRAEMHKVSWPTKPELIDATKRVVIMTVAIGTVIGLLDVVLKKILVDGVAALIR
- the nusG gene encoding transcription termination/antitermination factor NusG, which produces MDYRWYAVQVTAGHENKVKGLLLRRIGEDPRVADQKLVRQALVPIQEAIEIKNGKKVLVERKLYPGYVLVETTMSQEAQHVVNSVQGVIKFVGTGKMPQSLRQDEVNRLLGIVEEVNGASPKEDIPFMIGQAVEITDGPFSDFSGTVEEILADKGKVKVSVSLFGRPTAVELDYLQLRGH
- the rplK gene encoding 50S ribosomal protein L11, producing the protein MAKKVVAMVKLQCPAGAANPAPPVGTALGPQGVNIMEFCKQFNARTQSQSGMIIPVVVTVFADRTFTFITKTPPASNLLMKEAGIEKGSAQSNRNKVGKVTRAQLKKIAELKMNDLNATEMESAMRMIAGTARSMGLEVAD
- a CDS encoding 50S ribosomal protein L1, coding for MTAIGKKFTAALGKVDRTKEYPIPDAVKVVKAVSFAKFNETVDVAVRLGVDPRHADQVVRGTVVLPHGTGKTVRVLVITQGDRVKDAEAAGADFVGIEYVQKLKEGWLDCDVIVATPDVMGQLGTLGKVLGPRGLMPNPKAGTVTMDVARAVREIKAGKIEFRVDKTGNVHAPIGKVSFTEIQLTENLQAFMETILKAKPSAAKGVYLRSATVSSTMGPGVRLDTAVYR